A section of the Clostridium omnivorum genome encodes:
- a CDS encoding Lon protease family protein, with product MTKFVELKAKDLVLNFPQLPAFKTTEDIEPYKSIIGQKRAEKSIELGLKMNKKGYNIFISGHSGTGKTGYIVRKIEEYAKNLPAPEDWCYVYNFEDSNIPLAIPLKTGTANKFKEDVAEFIKYLFKEVPTFFNSQNYEKEKSKLMDKYEDEIVKLSDYLEEEATKKNFNIKETPTGEFVFIPMIGDKEMETEDYNKLTQEQKEKVNSSIGELRMLSVDIIKNTRKLSKRMEEELKALDNKIAETIIKQKISYLFENYGLNDKVRRYIEQLKKDIIQNIGAFLENEEQEKKDKELEKLFFRRYEVNVLVCNSEDKGAPVIFADSAEYGSLLGKVEYENKLGNLITDFSLIKPGCLHQANGGYLIIKAHELFSSPKSWEALKKCINLEVINIENFKHDVDMLPIITLNPESIPLKVKVILLGSNMLYSMLLERDLEFEKLFKIKAEFDSEIENEENNICNLVGFLSNYVKQNDLRHITKAGISELLRYSSRLAESRNYFSASMSKLMQIVDLADYYAASEDSKLIDREHIKSAMLETEAMHGLVRKKVLNMYETRKYVVELKGSKIGQINGLSVSNYGDCVVGQQHRITVNTYAGKKGVVNIERETEMSGSIHDKGIMILSGFVGELLGQDTRISFNASIAFEQLYSGIEGDSASAAELLALLSSLSDIPLKQSLAITGSVNQKGEIQPIGGVNEKIEGYFDICSIFGLDGSHGVIIPVTNVDDLILNDKIINAVDSGLFHIYSVASIEQCLEILCDYKFTSRTSPKLIKEIKDRIIQKLTRYNQILKES from the coding sequence ATGACAAAATTTGTTGAACTCAAGGCAAAGGACTTAGTTTTAAATTTTCCACAGCTGCCTGCTTTTAAAACCACTGAAGATATTGAGCCCTATAAGAGCATAATAGGCCAAAAGAGGGCAGAAAAGTCTATAGAACTAGGACTAAAGATGAATAAAAAGGGCTATAATATTTTTATTTCTGGTCACAGCGGCACTGGTAAGACTGGTTACATTGTGAGAAAGATTGAAGAATACGCAAAAAATCTTCCAGCGCCAGAGGATTGGTGTTATGTTTATAATTTTGAAGATTCTAATATACCTTTAGCTATTCCTCTAAAAACCGGTACAGCAAATAAGTTTAAAGAGGATGTGGCGGAATTTATAAAATATCTTTTCAAGGAAGTTCCTACTTTTTTTAATTCTCAAAACTATGAAAAAGAAAAAAGTAAGCTCATGGATAAATACGAAGATGAGATAGTGAAGCTTTCTGATTATCTTGAAGAGGAAGCAACGAAGAAGAATTTTAACATTAAGGAAACTCCCACTGGTGAGTTTGTTTTCATCCCAATGATAGGTGATAAAGAGATGGAAACTGAAGATTATAATAAGCTTACACAGGAACAGAAGGAAAAAGTTAATAGTTCTATAGGGGAACTAAGAATGCTTTCTGTAGATATAATTAAGAATACTAGAAAATTATCCAAAAGGATGGAAGAAGAACTAAAGGCTTTAGATAATAAAATTGCTGAAACTATAATAAAGCAAAAAATTTCATACCTTTTTGAAAACTATGGATTAAATGATAAGGTTAGAAGATATATTGAACAGCTTAAAAAGGATATTATACAGAATATAGGAGCCTTTCTTGAGAATGAAGAGCAAGAAAAAAAGGATAAGGAGCTTGAAAAACTATTCTTTAGAAGATACGAAGTTAATGTTTTAGTATGCAATAGTGAAGACAAAGGAGCTCCAGTAATCTTTGCTGATTCTGCGGAGTATGGAAGCCTTCTTGGAAAGGTAGAGTATGAAAATAAGCTTGGAAATTTAATTACTGATTTTTCACTAATAAAGCCAGGGTGCTTGCATCAAGCTAATGGTGGATACTTAATTATAAAAGCCCATGAATTATTTTCGAGTCCAAAGTCTTGGGAAGCTCTAAAGAAGTGTATAAACTTAGAAGTTATTAATATTGAAAATTTCAAGCACGACGTAGATATGCTGCCCATTATTACTCTAAATCCAGAAAGTATACCTTTAAAAGTAAAAGTAATTCTTCTGGGAAGCAATATGCTTTATTCAATGCTGTTAGAAAGGGATTTGGAGTTCGAGAAGTTATTTAAGATAAAAGCTGAGTTTGATAGCGAAATAGAAAATGAAGAAAATAATATTTGCAACTTGGTGGGCTTTCTTTCAAATTATGTTAAGCAGAATGATTTAAGGCATATAACAAAGGCTGGAATAAGCGAACTTTTAAGATATTCTTCAAGACTTGCAGAGAGCAGAAATTATTTTTCGGCATCAATGAGCAAGCTTATGCAGATTGTTGATCTAGCTGATTATTATGCAGCTTCTGAGGATTCAAAGCTTATAGACAGAGAGCATATAAAAAGTGCTATGTTGGAAACTGAAGCTATGCATGGTTTAGTTAGAAAAAAGGTTCTTAATATGTATGAAACTAGAAAATATGTTGTTGAACTAAAGGGAAGTAAGATTGGACAAATTAATGGCCTTTCTGTATCTAATTATGGTGACTGTGTTGTTGGACAGCAGCATAGAATAACTGTTAACACTTATGCAGGTAAAAAAGGTGTAGTTAATATTGAAAGAGAAACTGAAATGAGCGGCAGTATTCATGATAAAGGGATCATGATACTTTCAGGCTTTGTAGGAGAATTATTAGGTCAGGACACAAGAATTTCCTTTAACGCCAGCATAGCCTTTGAGCAGCTTTACTCTGGGATAGAGGGGGATAGTGCTTCTGCAGCTGAACTACTAGCGTTATTATCTAGTCTTTCAGATATTCCTCTAAAGCAAAGTCTAGCTATTACTGGATCTGTAAATCAAAAGGGAGAAATACAGCCAATAGGTGGAGTTAATGAAAAAATAGAAGGTTATTTTGATATTTGCTCCATATTTGGTCTTGACGGTTCTCATGGAGTTATAATACCAGTTACTAATGTGGATGATCTTATTTTGAATGATAAGATAATAAATGCAGTGGATAGTGGATTATTCCATATATACTCAGTAGCAAGCATAGAACAGTGCCTTGAAATTCTATGCGATTATAAATTTACTAGTAGGACATCGCCTAAGCTTATAAAGGAAATTAAGGACAGAATAATTCAAAAGCTTACACGATATAATCAAATTTTAAAAGAGAGTTAA
- a CDS encoding sensor histidine kinase yields the protein MLDGAITVNDRYRAIIDNMLDGFVYLKAVYNDENNIIDFIHEDINYSFSMIINYKKDYVLGKTLRDLFPNASPDLENLINTCALVCSTGEGLKFEEYFNVFGKWLSGSIYTCEAGFVSVIAHDITENKISEKKLVESEEKSRLLDESIAFENLRTEFFANISHELRTPLNVILGAIQVIDLYRNEGNSDISKFDKYEKIIRQNCLRLLRLVNNLIDISKIDAGYYEVYLENKNIVSTIEDITLSVAEYIEQKSISLIFDTEVEERIMAIDSDKIERIILNLLSNAVKFTKAGGTILVKLFETDDSFYISVKDNGVGIPSDKLNLVFDRFRQVDKSLARNIEGSGIGLSLVKSLVELHQGNITVNSTYGNGTEFVIQLPIKIVQDCQCSNIETTKLNNSAVERIRIEFSDIYS from the coding sequence TTGTTAGATGGGGCTATTACTGTAAATGATAGATATAGAGCAATAATAGACAATATGCTGGATGGTTTTGTATACCTTAAGGCAGTTTATAATGATGAAAATAATATTATAGATTTTATACATGAAGATATCAATTATAGTTTTTCAATGATTATTAATTACAAAAAAGACTATGTTTTAGGAAAAACACTTAGAGATCTTTTTCCTAATGCTAGTCCCGACTTAGAAAACTTAATAAATACCTGTGCACTGGTATGCAGCACTGGTGAAGGTTTGAAATTCGAAGAATATTTTAATGTGTTCGGTAAATGGTTATCTGGCTCCATTTATACCTGTGAAGCTGGCTTTGTTTCTGTTATAGCTCATGACATCACCGAGAACAAAATTTCAGAAAAGAAATTAGTAGAAAGTGAAGAGAAATCCAGATTATTAGATGAATCTATTGCCTTTGAAAATCTTAGAACAGAATTCTTTGCAAATATTTCTCATGAGCTTAGGACACCATTAAATGTAATTCTTGGAGCTATTCAAGTTATAGATCTATATAGAAATGAAGGCAATTCAGATATAAGTAAATTTGATAAATACGAAAAAATAATTAGGCAAAATTGCCTTAGATTACTACGCCTGGTAAACAATTTAATTGATATTTCTAAAATAGATGCTGGATACTACGAAGTTTATCTAGAAAACAAAAACATAGTTAGCACAATTGAAGATATAACCCTTTCTGTAGCTGAATATATTGAGCAAAAATCTATATCATTAATCTTTGATACTGAAGTAGAAGAAAGAATTATGGCTATAGATTCTGATAAAATTGAGAGGATAATATTAAATCTTCTATCCAATGCAGTTAAATTTACTAAAGCTGGAGGAACTATTTTAGTTAAACTATTTGAAACAGATGACAGTTTTTATATATCCGTTAAGGACAACGGTGTAGGAATTCCATCAGATAAACTAAACTTAGTTTTTGACAGGTTTAGACAGGTGGATAAATCCCTTGCTAGAAACATAGAAGGAAGCGGTATAGGATTATCGCTAGTAAAATCATTGGTGGAATTACATCAAGGCAATATAACTGTAAATAGTACTTATGGAAATGGTACTGAATTTGTAATCCAATTACCTATAAAGATTGTTCAAGATTGTCAATGTTCCAATATTGAAACTACTAAACTTAATAACTCTGCAGTTGAAAGAATAAGAATTGAGTTTTCTGATATTTATTCATAA
- a CDS encoding GNAT family N-acetyltransferase yields the protein MIVFRKLTHEDYDDIVDISKNIWGGGDYLPMVFHKWVDDKGFFLGAVDSDKNKVVAVDKFSILPDGTGWLEGLRVHIDYRGQKIGRDIAEETLRIAKELLKEGRVNKLAFATHISNIESKTMMEKRNFVAKEAQILATRETQSLDSSLSLNNFKIEPWDISYEQFKHISYLKRRNGLLPLAFVFQEVTEELYEQIKEEEGFIKINGHPGIFKYKGEPNFVAVEDTFEGIDTFMNYSLLKYGNEVKEVYTPVLTDDIELIKKLKENNYTSWYQWQPDYLYYIYNGQ from the coding sequence ATGATTGTTTTTAGAAAATTAACTCACGAAGACTATGATGATATTGTGGATATTTCAAAGAATATATGGGGAGGCGGAGATTATCTTCCGATGGTATTCCATAAATGGGTAGATGATAAAGGATTTTTCTTAGGGGCTGTTGATAGTGATAAAAATAAGGTAGTAGCAGTGGATAAGTTTTCAATTCTACCAGATGGTACTGGATGGCTAGAAGGTTTAAGAGTACATATTGACTACAGGGGACAAAAGATTGGGAGAGATATTGCAGAGGAAACCTTAAGGATAGCAAAAGAACTATTAAAGGAAGGTAGAGTTAATAAATTAGCCTTTGCCACACATATTTCAAATATTGAAAGCAAAACTATGATGGAAAAGAGAAACTTTGTAGCAAAAGAAGCACAAATATTGGCTACAAGGGAGACTCAAAGTTTAGACAGCTCACTTTCTCTTAATAATTTTAAAATTGAACCTTGGGACATATCCTATGAACAGTTTAAGCATATTTCTTATTTAAAAAGGAGAAATGGACTTTTACCTTTGGCCTTTGTTTTTCAGGAAGTAACAGAGGAGTTATATGAGCAAATTAAGGAAGAAGAAGGCTTCATAAAAATTAATGGACATCCAGGTATATTTAAATATAAAGGGGAACCTAATTTTGTTGCAGTTGAAGATACTTTTGAAGGAATAGATACCTTTATGAATTATAGTCTTTTAAAGTATGGCAATGAAGTAAAGGAAGTATATACTCCAGTTTTGACTGATGATATTGAGCTAATTAAAAAGCTAAAAGAAAATAACTATACATCTTGGTATCAGTGGCAGCCAGATTATCTTTATTACATATATAATGGCCAATAG
- a CDS encoding carbohydrate ABC transporter permease has protein sequence MGILITITPFIWMLLTSLKTLGESTQIPPSIIPKKFMWSNYKEVLKTLPFSTFYFNTIVSTVVKTVGQVLLCSMAAYAFARIEFPFKNAIFILILSVLMVPGQIFLLPQYMIMQKLGLLNTLRALIIPGLFSAFGTFLLRQFFMTLPKELEEAAILDGCNHFQIFWKIMMPLAKPGLTSLGIFTALWSWNDLMWPLIVNTSDHKMTLSAGLASLQGQHLTNFPILMAGSVMAIWPMIVLFIIFQKSFVEGIALTGTKG, from the coding sequence ATGGGAATATTGATTACAATAACTCCGTTTATATGGATGCTGCTTACTTCACTTAAAACCTTAGGTGAATCTACGCAGATACCACCCTCAATTATCCCTAAAAAGTTTATGTGGTCAAACTATAAGGAAGTTTTAAAGACATTGCCATTTTCAACCTTTTATTTCAACACTATAGTATCAACCGTGGTTAAAACAGTAGGACAGGTTTTATTATGTTCAATGGCTGCTTATGCCTTTGCAAGAATTGAATTTCCTTTTAAAAATGCCATATTCATTCTAATACTATCAGTGTTGATGGTACCTGGACAAATATTTTTACTGCCTCAGTATATGATAATGCAAAAACTAGGGCTGTTAAACACTTTAAGGGCACTTATAATACCTGGACTCTTTAGTGCCTTTGGAACCTTTTTGCTAAGACAATTTTTTATGACTCTGCCTAAAGAGCTGGAGGAGGCGGCTATACTTGATGGCTGTAATCACTTTCAAATATTTTGGAAGATAATGATGCCACTCGCAAAGCCTGGACTTACTTCTTTGGGAATATTCACTGCATTATGGAGCTGGAATGATTTGATGTGGCCGCTTATAGTAAATACTTCAGATCATAAGATGACACTTTCAGCAGGGCTAGCATCTCTCCAAGGTCAGCACTTAACCAATTTCCCAATACTTATGGCTGGGTCAGTAATGGCTATATGGCCTATGATAGTTTTATTCATAATTTTCCAAAAGTCATTTGTAGAAGGAATAGCTTTAACTGGAACCAAAGGGTAA
- a CDS encoding ABC transporter substrate-binding protein: MNLKKIVALVISTTIAASILGGCSQATSSNKGEKGKVTLVYGIWDKNQEPVMRQIADKFQESHPNIKVDIQLTPYKQYWTKLETEATGGNLPDVFWMNGPNIAKYASGNMLLPISDKVKKDNLSLEDFPKSLVDLYTIDSKLYGIPKDWDTTAVWYNKKLFDEAKVPYPNSSWDWNTMREIAKKLTNKSKGIYGVAAAQDDQQGYYNTILQAGGFIISEDRKKSGYDQPGGVEGIQCWLDLIKDGSSPTAQQMTETSAQDLFSSGKVAMTFQGSWMIPQFLKNDQIKDNIDLVSMPKINKNAAIIHGLSNVIYTKTKHADEAWEFVKFLSSKDANEMVAKSGVVIPAYKPALQILLDSYKNVNLKAYTDELDYSVMYPVSKNTSKWVTIQDENLKKAWAGEISAADACKAIADGMNKALQEEK, from the coding sequence ATGAATTTAAAAAAGATAGTTGCCTTAGTTATTAGTACTACTATCGCAGCATCTATTCTTGGTGGTTGTAGTCAAGCTACTAGCAGTAACAAGGGTGAAAAAGGAAAAGTAACTTTAGTTTATGGTATTTGGGACAAAAATCAAGAACCTGTAATGAGACAAATAGCAGATAAGTTCCAAGAGAGCCACCCCAATATTAAGGTGGACATTCAGCTTACTCCATACAAACAGTATTGGACAAAACTTGAGACTGAGGCAACGGGGGGGAATCTTCCGGATGTATTTTGGATGAATGGCCCTAATATTGCTAAATACGCTTCTGGCAACATGCTATTACCTATATCAGACAAAGTTAAAAAGGACAATTTGAGTCTTGAGGATTTTCCTAAATCCCTAGTGGATTTATATACAATTGACAGTAAATTATACGGAATTCCTAAGGACTGGGATACTACAGCAGTATGGTACAATAAAAAGCTATTTGATGAAGCTAAGGTTCCTTATCCAAACAGCAGCTGGGACTGGAATACAATGAGAGAAATAGCTAAAAAATTGACAAATAAATCTAAGGGTATATATGGTGTAGCAGCAGCACAAGATGATCAGCAGGGCTATTATAATACAATTTTGCAAGCTGGAGGATTTATAATTTCAGAGGATAGAAAGAAATCAGGATATGATCAGCCAGGTGGGGTCGAAGGTATACAATGCTGGCTAGATTTAATCAAGGATGGTTCTTCACCTACAGCACAGCAGATGACAGAAACTTCAGCTCAAGATTTGTTCTCATCAGGAAAGGTTGCTATGACCTTCCAAGGCTCATGGATGATACCACAATTTTTAAAGAATGATCAAATAAAAGATAATATAGATTTAGTTTCAATGCCAAAAATAAATAAAAATGCAGCAATAATACATGGTCTTAGTAATGTAATTTATACAAAGACAAAGCATGCAGATGAAGCATGGGAATTTGTAAAATTCTTATCAAGTAAAGATGCTAATGAAATGGTTGCAAAATCAGGTGTTGTAATCCCTGCATATAAGCCAGCCCTTCAAATATTGCTGGATTCCTATAAAAATGTAAACTTAAAAGCTTATACAGATGAACTAGATTATTCTGTAATGTATCCTGTATCAAAGAATACATCTAAGTGGGTTACTATACAGGATGAAAATCTTAAAAAGGCATGGGCAGGAGAAATTTCAGCAGCTGATGCATGCAAAGCTATAGCGGATGGAATGAATAAGGCATTACAGGAAGAAAAGTAA
- a CDS encoding carbohydrate ABC transporter permease, which yields MRTEYSVNSALRKPKRLGRKKLNDCYWGYLMILPVMVGLIAFYIIPFFKTFFISFTNMGAFGAYNSINLDNFKKILTDTTFYLALKNTLVFTIIAVPVGVFLSILLAVLLNSNIKGLTVYRTIYFLPAVTMPAAVSMVWKWLFNSNYGLINFLLSKVGIKGPGWITDPKIALFSIIMVAIWTKVGYNMIILLAGLQGISKSYYEAAEIDGAGGLAKFFKITLPLLTPTIFFVVVMTLIESFQVFDYIFMMISTNSVALESTQSVVYLFYRSAFELQEKGYASAIAIVLFFIIMIITAVQVKLQNKWVNYE from the coding sequence ATGAGGACAGAATATAGTGTAAATAGCGCACTTAGAAAGCCAAAGCGCTTAGGTAGAAAAAAATTGAATGATTGCTACTGGGGATACCTCATGATTTTACCTGTTATGGTAGGATTGATTGCATTCTACATAATACCATTTTTTAAAACCTTTTTTATAAGTTTTACAAACATGGGAGCCTTCGGAGCATATAATTCAATAAATCTTGACAACTTTAAGAAGATACTTACGGATACAACGTTTTATTTAGCTCTTAAGAATACTTTAGTGTTCACAATTATTGCAGTACCTGTAGGAGTATTTTTATCAATACTGCTAGCAGTTCTTCTTAATTCCAACATTAAAGGTTTGACTGTATATAGAACAATTTATTTTTTACCTGCAGTAACTATGCCTGCTGCGGTTTCAATGGTATGGAAATGGCTATTTAACAGTAATTACGGTCTTATTAACTTTCTGTTATCTAAAGTTGGCATTAAAGGCCCTGGTTGGATAACGGATCCAAAGATAGCTCTTTTCTCTATAATTATGGTTGCTATTTGGACAAAAGTTGGCTATAACATGATAATACTTTTAGCAGGGCTTCAAGGTATTTCTAAGAGCTATTATGAGGCTGCAGAAATAGATGGAGCTGGGGGGCTAGCAAAGTTTTTTAAGATTACTTTACCGCTGCTAACTCCAACCATATTCTTTGTTGTTGTTATGACGTTAATAGAGTCATTTCAAGTGTTTGACTATATATTCATGATGATTTCAACTAATAGCGTAGCGTTGGAAAGCACTCAATCAGTAGTATATTTGTTTTATAGAAGTGCCTTTGAATTACAAGAAAAGGGATATGCATCTGCAATTGCCATTGTGCTGTTCTTTATAATAATGATAATAACTGCAGTTCAAGTAAAATTACAAAATAAATGGGTTAACTATGAATAG
- a CDS encoding tetratricopeptide repeat protein, with protein MRLFVWLVIIFILGIACTRNFNNSCSLAKVKKLYSRKQYFEALECVERAIESNPENFMLYNEKGCILVNLGKAEEALECIEKAIALKSDDNGPYNNKAWALYELGRFEESLEFSNKSLKINSKDYFPHVNKGNSLLALGKYEEAIDAYEGALILDKNGAFALYGKGLAEFYVEKYEACVETFKRYVGVGESKEDAYCYIIKALNYIGEYQELIKFCDRLFKLNSGIHWAYLAKGDALCYLGKFKEGLELFDKAIQLRPDYAEAYYYKCRILALFRCIDEAMKELKLAVKLDDSYKQIALEDDFLNNIKVFSEFRKIVLE; from the coding sequence ATGAGGTTATTTGTGTGGTTAGTTATCATATTTATATTGGGGATAGCCTGTACTAGAAACTTCAATAATAGCTGCAGCTTAGCTAAGGTAAAAAAACTCTACAGCAGAAAGCAATACTTTGAAGCATTAGAGTGTGTGGAAAGAGCTATTGAAAGCAATCCTGAGAATTTTATGCTTTACAACGAAAAGGGATGCATACTTGTCAATCTAGGAAAGGCTGAGGAAGCACTGGAATGTATTGAAAAGGCAATTGCTTTAAAATCTGATGATAATGGACCTTATAATAATAAAGCTTGGGCACTATACGAACTGGGAAGGTTTGAAGAATCTTTAGAATTTAGTAATAAGTCTTTAAAAATTAATTCAAAAGATTATTTTCCCCATGTTAATAAAGGAAATTCACTTCTTGCTCTTGGAAAATATGAAGAAGCAATAGATGCTTATGAAGGTGCGCTAATTCTTGATAAAAATGGGGCTTTTGCATTGTATGGAAAAGGGCTTGCTGAATTTTATGTGGAAAAGTATGAAGCTTGTGTGGAAACTTTTAAGAGATATGTAGGGGTAGGAGAGAGTAAAGAAGATGCTTATTGCTACATAATAAAAGCACTTAACTACATAGGCGAATATCAGGAGCTAATAAAGTTTTGTGATAGGCTTTTCAAACTGAATTCAGGCATACATTGGGCATATTTAGCCAAGGGAGATGCACTATGTTATTTGGGGAAATTCAAGGAGGGACTTGAACTTTTTGATAAGGCTATACAACTTAGACCTGATTATGCAGAAGCTTATTATTATAAATGCAGAATTCTTGCACTTTTCAGGTGTATAGACGAGGCGATGAAAGAATTGAAGCTAGCAGTTAAGCTGGATGATAGTTATAAACAAATTGCTTTAGAGGATGATTTTTTAAACAATATTAAAGTATTTAGCGAATTTAGAAAGATTGTATTAGAGTAA
- the hcp gene encoding hydroxylamine reductase: MSMFCYQCQETAGGKACTMRGVCGKTSDLANLQDLLMYVLKGISVANVKARELGVNRPETDKFVFDGLFMTITNANWDKARFLNAVRAGLKLRDEIVEAVVNAGGKIQSNYEGLTWNGSSDAELEVKAESGDVSILQTKDEDIRSLRELLTYGLKGMAAYAEHAYNLGFNDNGVFEFMQRGLAATTDDKLGVNEYVAIVLECGKYGVDAMALLDKANTTAYGNPEMTKVNIGVRNNPAILVSGHDLKDLEILLAQTEGTGVDVYTHSEMLPAHYYPAFKKYSHFAGNYGNAWWLQDKEFESFNGPILMTTNCIVPPKDSYKSRMFTTGATGVEGVKHIDKKADGSKDFSEIIALAKTLPAPTEIESGEILGGFAHAQVLALADQVVEAVKTGAIKKFFVMAGCDGRMKSRNYYTEFAEKLPKDTVILTAGCAKYKYNKLNLGDINGIPRVLDAGQCNDSYSLAVIALKLKEVFGLENINELPIAYNIAWYEQKAVIVLLALLHLGVKNIHLGPTLPGFLSPNVTKVLVENFGIGGITNVDDDMKMFMEM, encoded by the coding sequence ATGAGTATGTTTTGTTATCAATGCCAAGAGACAGCAGGTGGAAAAGCTTGTACAATGAGAGGGGTTTGTGGTAAGACATCTGACCTTGCTAACCTACAAGACCTATTAATGTATGTTTTAAAAGGAATATCTGTTGCTAATGTAAAAGCAAGAGAGCTAGGGGTAAATAGACCAGAAACTGATAAATTCGTATTTGACGGATTATTCATGACTATAACAAATGCTAACTGGGATAAAGCTAGATTCCTTAACGCAGTTAGAGCTGGATTAAAGCTAAGAGATGAAATAGTAGAAGCAGTTGTTAATGCTGGTGGAAAGATCCAAAGTAATTATGAAGGTTTAACATGGAATGGCTCATCCGATGCAGAATTAGAAGTTAAGGCTGAATCAGGAGATGTAAGCATTCTTCAAACTAAGGATGAAGATATAAGATCTTTAAGAGAATTATTAACTTATGGATTAAAAGGAATGGCTGCTTATGCAGAACACGCATATAACCTAGGTTTTAATGATAATGGCGTATTTGAATTTATGCAAAGAGGACTTGCAGCTACAACTGATGATAAACTAGGTGTAAATGAATATGTAGCAATAGTTTTAGAGTGTGGAAAATATGGCGTAGATGCTATGGCATTACTAGATAAAGCTAATACTACAGCTTATGGTAACCCAGAAATGACAAAGGTAAATATAGGGGTAAGAAATAACCCAGCAATACTTGTAAGCGGACATGATTTAAAAGATTTAGAGATATTATTAGCTCAAACAGAAGGAACTGGAGTAGATGTATATACTCACTCAGAAATGCTTCCAGCACACTACTATCCAGCATTTAAGAAGTACAGTCATTTTGCAGGAAATTACGGAAATGCATGGTGGTTACAGGATAAAGAATTTGAAAGCTTTAATGGACCAATACTAATGACAACAAATTGTATTGTACCTCCAAAGGATTCCTATAAGAGCAGAATGTTCACAACAGGAGCAACAGGAGTAGAAGGCGTTAAGCATATAGATAAGAAGGCAGATGGATCAAAAGATTTCTCAGAAATAATAGCTCTAGCAAAAACTTTACCAGCTCCAACAGAAATAGAAAGCGGAGAAATACTAGGCGGATTTGCTCATGCACAAGTATTAGCATTAGCTGATCAAGTGGTAGAGGCAGTTAAAACTGGTGCTATTAAGAAGTTCTTTGTAATGGCAGGCTGCGACGGAAGAATGAAGAGCAGAAACTACTATACAGAATTTGCAGAAAAGCTTCCAAAGGATACAGTCATATTAACAGCAGGATGTGCTAAATATAAATACAACAAGCTAAACCTTGGAGACATCAACGGAATTCCAAGAGTATTAGATGCAGGACAATGTAATGACTCTTACTCTTTAGCTGTAATTGCATTAAAGCTAAAAGAAGTATTTGGTCTTGAAAATATTAATGAATTGCCAATAGCTTATAACATTGCTTGGTATGAGCAAAAGGCTGTAATAGTATTACTAGCATTACTACACTTAGGTGTTAAGAATATTCACTTAGGACCAACACTACCAGGATTCCTTTCTCCAAATGTAACTAAGGTATTAGTAGAAAACTTTGGAATTGGCGGAATAACAAACGTAGATGATGATATGAAGATGTTCATGGAAATGTAA